A region of the Ranitomeya variabilis isolate aRanVar5 chromosome 5, aRanVar5.hap1, whole genome shotgun sequence genome:
gttaggggtagggttaggatccctttagggttaggggtaggatccctttcgggttaggatccctttaggggTAGGGTCCTTAGGGTTAtaagccctaaccctaccctaactatttcagtttatagtgggttttttacttAATGTTGATTGGCGCACGCACCGCTCAGGATTGACGGCGCCAGAGCTAGTAGTAAAACAACTGCACACGAACGTTTTTAGTGGTGTTTGTGTTTTCAGTTTGTGCTTGTGTTCATTTATTAGGGGTTACTTTGATATATTTCAACTTTTTAAAAGCATTTGTGTAACATTACTTGGTCGTTCTATAGATTATGAGATGACACTATTGTATTCATTGTAGGTTCGTGATTATCCGGCCCTGTGGGACCCTTCAGATGAATCCTATAAGGATAAATACTTTAGGGAACTCGCGTGGACCAAAATAGTTCGCGACATGTTCCCGGATTGGGACAATTATCCTGGGGCAACACAGCAGAAAATACGTAATTATAATTACATTTATTTAGTAAACCTTGAgtatattaaaaatataatttGTTTAGATCTCTAaaaaattgttgttgttttttggaaCCTTTTTTTGGTAGATAAAGATGTGAGGCAACGTTGGCGCTCCATCAGAGACCGATTTACCAAATTTCTAAATGAGAGTTCAAAGAGTGGCCCTTCGCCGAGCAAAACAAAATTCCCCTTCAGTGAAGAGCTACAGTTCATTGTGACCAGCAGGACATTGAGAAAGTAAGTTAAAATCCACTCCACaagattatttatatataatatgttgTGCTAAAAATTTTATTAATGATCTTTTTTTCCCCCCACAGGACGGAAGGAAACATGTCTGCAGCTGATTTCGAGGACAGCGACACAgaggatggagcaggcagttcctctggagtgggagggaccatctctccctccactcccacagcttctgctgaatcAACATCCACTTCAACAGCTGCTGCATCCACAtctgcttcagcagctgctgaagcatctgattccgtagaagctgtgagagtggagaagagagctgtctatccggtggcagcagagaaaaaaacaaaaaaaacaaagaagaacCAAGAGGACCAAACGGTTCAAATTGCCTGTGACACCTTGGATTTCATTAAAAAATCAAGTAGCGACGACCATTGCGACTCGTTTGCACTAACTGTCGCAAGAAAAACACGctccctgccaccggatagacaatctctttttatgtctatggtccagatgtccctcactgctctggaggaccctgctcctTTTTCGCCATACAATGAGGTTCTGATGGGGGGGTTGGGACTTTTCAGGCCCCGACAGAGAACACCTGAAACACCAGCTACAAGACCCCAGTATTTGGCCAACAGCCAAGGAAGTTATGGAGATAGAAGAAGTTCGCAGCAGCTGGGGGGAGCAACTTCGCAAACAGTAGGAACAAATTTCCTCTATTCTCCAGACTACACCTTTCTTAATTGAACGTAAATTGAAAAATAAGTTGAATAATCAATTGTAAAAATTACCACTAATTTGTGTTctttaaaataaatttttttgttcaaaaaataTTCTCTTCTTTTTAGACAATGGGGACAAGGCCGCTGTCCTGGGTTTATGGGCTATCGATTAGTGGTTTAGGGGTTGATGTGTTAACTATTGTATATCTCATACTGCTGTTAATTTATGAAAACAACACCCATTTTTTTGACATACAAAGAAACAAACCAAATTAaacacatacattttttatttaaattacaaccaattttttttctttttttggtaacatgaaaaaaaattttttggaaacTAAATTTTCTGTTGATTGCTGTCGTTTATCATTCTTCGTGATCTTTTCACAACTGTTAGCAGCGATGTCGGCAAATTTTTGGGGAgggtcagtgtagatgcatccttctctgctggtcaggctgctcaacaccagcacaggagtattgccagtgcacggcaccttcaggactcataaagtagtcagtgaaggattctctcacacgcacacctgagttggacggcctgcccagacccccgttgaccactggattaaatactggctgctggtactccacatctacgtcagtgttgtactcacgagcatagttgtggagtacacagcaagcctttatcacagcatcaacggtgtctgtgtccaactgaatggcagtgtgaaagatcctccactgactagtcatgatcccaaaggtgcattccacatatctgcgtgcacgactcagccgataattaaaaatcctccgtcgggcatccagtccccttcgtgggtatgggcgcagcagggttgtcgttaagggaaacgcctcatccgataccatcacaaagggtactggatgtgtggaacccggcaaaggtcttggggctgggagcgtgccgccatctcgaagaatttgcatcccaatctgtgacgttcgcaacacccgagaatccccagtactaccataggcaccaacatcaatggcaacaaatttgtaatgggcatcagccaccgccatcaggaccactgaaaaatacttcttataattaaagaagcgtgatcctgatcgtggtggctgctgaacccttacatgtttaccatcgactgcacctatgcagtttgggaaattggccacagactgaaagcctgctgcaacctgcagccaagtctcctcggttggggaaggcatcaccatgggctgcaacttctgccagatgacagtacatgtacacctcacaatgttagagatggtagatttaccaactctaaattggaggtgcagtgatgtatagctctctcctgtgtccaaaaatctgcaaagaaacaaaaaagaaaattagaaatgtcacacaaaaaggtaattacaacatgtcacaagtaaagccgctataatatgcgtccagcaccattcaataatgatggcattaacacccagcacaacacaaagggtgtaaaaaacattaaataaaaagcctgatgggacttgtgcacacacgcatgcgagatatgaccgagtgttgcatggtaatccccggacctgctgcatgcactccgttgtggagcgtgcggctccatgtattggtatgtgggtgcacactccgctccagagtgcaggcagcagggccggggattaccatgcaacactcggccgtatctcacgtgtgtgtgtgtatatgtgtgcccCCCGTCCAACAAGAGGACTGGGTGGGTttaatcacacatactggacacagagacGTGTAAAATGGAGACCTAACGACATTCCCCCCCAAAaattgttacttaccgcaaggtgatgagcggcctttcctctgcagagatgGACTTCCTCATCACTGTGTCTTGCAGTGCcaaatggggtgccaggatggtgagcagtcTGTCGAATGCCATAATTGGTAGCCGACAAAAAGATACATTTTTCCGGATATCTGAAaatttaaaaagaaacaaaaaaaagggttacttcacaagtattgctagcaaaaaaatgtaaatttatcattcaatatatttctacttacctcctcaaatcattgtacagcacataaaagtgccccttctcTGTTCGCTCTGCTAAAAGCGGGTGCACCCACATCCTTTTCTGCGCACGCCTTCTCTGCCGCCGCTGCctctaaaataaaacaaaaaaatatattttgtaaaacacaacaatgagaaaaaaaaatcaaacatgcctgGAAAGCAATGCGGAatatgtaagggtacgtgtccacgttcaggatggccatcGTTATCGTTGGAGCGCCAAAGCCGCTATGTGCaaagccccacccccttctgggacgcgatgatgccagatgtgttccttGTACAAAtccagcatcatcgcaccccacgcatagggccctgttttattccttgcggagccgcagcttctcaacaaggaacacggacatgctgtgatcataaaagacgcgcagcatgtccggagtcgcagggctgacggatgacacacagtggacacgtgatttcatgaaatcccctccactatgctgttacatctggacgctgcatgtttggcgctgcggccccacgcagcgcaaaacacacagcgtttccagaacgtggacatgtacctataacccaatatataaaacaaaaagacatctgcttacctgacgtGCATGTCGATTCAAGATTAgaagaatcaaccccaggatcgcaatccggtgtggcgtgcggagctggatccgcgggctgtcatctggcctacgctcagcacgtccactcattttgatgtgtaagttccaaaatggaggatggaagaagaaaagggttggacaaggaaatgacatctttttttttttccccccactgcagtaagctttatttgtgtcaaacacagacaatctgcagagaaaactgcataaaaaaacgcactaaaaaccgcatcaaaaaacgcattaaaaaacgcaccaaaaacgcaccaaaaaacgcacctgcgttttctgccaagagctgcggtttttagtcctggaaaaaaaggattgaaatcaggaacgtgtgaacataccctaatattTACTAATTGTATTTGATTTTGTTCTGTTTGCCTAAGCTGGTTTCAACTGGCATAGAAATGTAATATAAGCCGGGGATTTACCTGCGGGGATAATACATGGTTGCCTAATTATAGTGATTTTTGGATTGTTCTCGTTAATAAGGGGCTCCAGATCCCCATGCGAATTGGACTTGTTGCTCATTTAATGTTAATTGTCTGTTATTTGTCTGATGTCTTTGTTTGCCTTCCCCCCTGTCTTTCCCATTTGCTTTATCACAGGAACATTTATACCCATTGTATTTATCATCATCAAGGTTGTTTTACGCATGCTGGTTCAAGATTTCAATTCCGCATTTATGGGGAGAATATATGGGGCGAGTTATTATCTAGCATTGCAAATTTAACTAAATATGTGTAGGGTTTTATCACGTTAGGGGTTTTAATTCCCCCTTAAAACACACGAAGTCCTTTTTAGGCTATCAAAAAATACCGTAGTCCTGATATGTCTCCAGGCGCACCATTTTTCTAATTCTTCATGCCCGAAGTATTTTGATTCCGCCTATTCCCGCTTTTTTGTATCCACCTGGGACCATAAGATGAGAGGTGTAGCTATTTTCCGTAAGAATATTTTTCTGTTACAACCTGCAAACTTTTATGCGGCTCAAGATGGTAGATTATCCTACAGGGAATGTTCCAGAGACGGAATATTTGTATTGTAAATAGTCATCTTCCAGCATCAGCCCAACTCTCAGTTTTTAAGTTGATATTATCCAAACTCACGCTCTCATTCCACCACTTAATTTGGTGAGGCGATTTTAATTTTATTCTCAACTTTGGACAGCAGTGCCTTGAGACGTTTTGATATCGCTAAAGTAGAATGAAAAAAAATTCTTAGTCTAATGAAAGAGAATCATTAAGCGGATCTTTGGCGGGAATTTAATGGGATGTCAAGGGGTTACACATTTTTTCCCCAGCACATACAACACTTTAGAATTGACCTTCATTTGACAACAGCTACCTCGCTCCTAGCAATTTTATATAACGTCACGTTCCCTCCTCATGGTTAGACCAGGATGCGATTATTTCAGTTTTCAAATTTAATATAACTATGTCCAGGCTATATAGATGGAGATTAAACGAGTCTCTACTGGCAGACCCTGTTAACACTGCTTTTATTAAGGAGGATTTAGCTAATTTTTTCAAAACTAATTTAACGAGTCTCCACCTGGAGTGatcaggcttaggctactttcacacttccgtctttataaagacgttgcaatgcgtcattctgtgcaaaaaacgcatcctgcaaagttgcccgcaggatgcgttttttgcacatagacttttattaccgacgcatcgtgacgtatggacacatgttccatacgtcgtgcactggatgcgtcggtaattggcggaccgtcatcacaaaaaaagttcaatgtaactttttgtgcgacgggttcaccatttccgaccgcgtggccgaaactccgccccatcctccccgaaactcataatgggcagcggatgcgtctgaaaactgcatccgctgcccacgttgtgcaatatttgcacaacgtccgtcgggccgacggtttgcgacggcccccgtACCGACggacgtgtgaaagtagcctaacaaagaTTATAGTACCGGCTCCTTAATTAAGTtagcagccaaaaaaaaaaaaaaaaaaagaaaggactgAGCTACAGACTAGATTGGAAAATAAACTGCTAAAACTAGAATTGGCTAACCAACGCTCTACATCTATATATTTAACTAAACAAATCCAAGATACGAAATTACAACCAGATGCTATCCTTACTTCTAAGACAGAGAGGGCCTTAACCTGGACTAAAGCTACATTCTATAAACATGCCAATAAACCCAATAAGATGTTGGCTCTTAATATCATATCTTCCATAAAAGATTCTAATGGACAGACTCCAGTCCACCCTGACACCATTTATAATACTTTTCATGCGTATTATCAGAGTTTGTACTCGGCTCCGTAACCTCCTCCTCCTTTACTTCTAGAATCATTCCTCCACAATCTCCATCTACCCAAAATTACTGAATCCACGGCACAGCAACTTCACTCAGATATTTCAGAAGAAGAAATAGTCTCAAcaattaaaaagttaaaaaaaggaaaggCACCTGGACCTCACCATCTCACAGTCttatttattataaaaaaattTAGTGAGACGCTTATACCATATATAAAGAACTTTGGTAATCCGCATTTAAATGGTTCACAAATGCCCCCCGAGTTTAATATGGCACGTGTAACTGTGATCCCCAAACCCAAGAGATCATCATCTCACAAAAACTATAGACCTATATCTCTCCTAAATATTGACTTAAAATTTTTACATCTATCATAACTGCTAGGATTAACACAATTCTTCCTTATCTCGTCCATGGATATCAGGTTGGCTTTATACGAACGAGAGGCACCAGATAACATAAGACGGGCGTTAAATATCATTCACAGCTAATCCCCACTGAAAGCGACTCCTATTAGCCCTGGATATCGAAAAAGCTGTGGACATGTTGTCTTGGACATATCTTTTTACGGTCTTATCTAAATTTGGGTTCTCCCCTAAACTCATCACATGCCTCAAATTGTTATATGACAGGCCCATTGCTTATTTAAAACTCCCATTGATGCATCCCACTCCAATAGATTTTCAGAGAGGAACTAGGGAAGGCTGCCCTCAGCCCTCTTTGCACTTGCAATGGAACCTGTAGCGGAGGCCATAAGGAGAAATCAGAACATACAGTACTGCGCCCTGAAGACCTGGGAGACCAAAGATGGCCTCTTTGTGGACGATCTCCTTTTAACGTTAACTAGCCCTCATACTGCACCCCTCACCTAATTTCCCTTATCCATCAATTTGAGACAATCTCTGGCCTAAAATTAAATATTGACAAATATGAAGAATTATTTGTAAATTCTCCAAAAGTGGAGCCAAATAACATAGCATCCCAATTCGGGTTTATATGTAAAGAGCATTAGTTAACTTATCTTGGTATCAATTTAACAGTTAATAGGACAACTTTGTCCAAGTGGAATTACAATCCAAAGATACAGGGTTTTCAAGCTGACTTAAACAGATGGTCATCCTCGAAGTTGTCTTGGCTCGGCAAAATAGATGCAATAAAAATGGTGCCATTACCCAGTTTTCTATAGCTCTTCTGATCTCTCCCGGTTATGATACCAGCCAGAAGGTTTTCTCATTTACAGACTATGAGATCTAAGTTCCTATGGTTAGGATAAAAAAACAATTACACAAAAAACCATGTTCCTCCACAGGAAAGCAGAGGAGGGATATATCCCTACCCAATTTCACACTTTATTATGTGTCAGCACAGATTGCCCAACTAATCAATACTTGATCATATAATAATAAACCCAGGTGGGTTCTTTTAGAATCTTTTCTCTCTAGGCCATCATCACTACCTGGCCTAATGTGGTCCACAGAGCAGCTTCCACAGGGTCTAATAACTATGGCGCCTTTTCACAGTTCACTCATTGCTTGGAGGAAAGTACGGTTTAAATATAAAGTGCAATCTAATCCCTCCCCCGACCGCTATATTGCACAATCCTATGTTTCAACCAGGCCTTAAGTCACAATTTTTTTCATGGTGGACTTGAAGCAACTAGAACTGATACGTGGGACTCCTTCTTTAAAGTATGGAACCCTTGGATTGGATTAAACGCTAATGCGCAATTCGACCTGGTCCTACGGCTATCTCCTTAGCGATTCCAGGCCCGGAGTTGGGTCGAACCTGAATTCATATATGATTCTGAGGTCATTAGCTCCATATTTGTGACGGATACCTTGACCCAGTTTATGATATTATTGTACATTTTCAACTCGAGTAACTAGATTCCTTGCATTTTACCCTTCCCCTACCTTTGTCTTGTCTTTCCTTTtgttaattatagtgctttggaacaaagcaatatattgtaatccgaacatggttaacttattatttttttccgcaattaatgcggcccgaaccgctgcacgcacagactccagtgaggcgtcatttcgaagccagcgtccatgagaggtgtgctaagtatttttcgtgtcgatcggatttgtagttttggcgcaatttgcgtttgaaaatttttCTTCCCCTCATtgaaaagcattgtttcaatgtatttcaatagggaaattttcccataaggttataatggcctgatttctgaggcaatttgaaatgtaactgccacctggctaattagctcattgatatgcgcagtcagacccagttactatgccaacgcctacgaactctacatgaccccaccagcacacaggttttgccagataatatcagctcttaaagtgacccgcccaccaaactggcacctgaggtgcccagtccaccaaatcagaccctgagtgaccccgcccacaaaatcggacccagagtgaccccgccgacTAAtttggaccccgaggggccccgcccaccaattcagaCACCCAGGGGCcttgcccaccaattcggaccccgagtggccccgcccaccaaatcagaccccgagtggccccgcccaccaaatcggaccccgagtggccccgcccaccaaatcggacccagagtggccccgcccaccaaatcggacccagagtggccccgcccaccaaatcggaccccgagtggccccgcccaccaaatcggaccccgagtggccctgcccaccaaataagaccccaagtggccccgcccacattttctgaagatcaaaataAAATGGGCCCTAGaaggcgcaagtggcctcagcaggtccacaggggttaagctcaaccctgaggagctacaactaccaaaccagcgcctgaggggcacccaagtgtgaaagtcttacaggggcagcccaggcaccattccaaagcactatctgtagtaccttcaggaaatacccatctatttctctctctgttatcagccattccccgtcctgctgtcagtctatttctctgttattagcctctctgttgtcagccattcccccgtcctgctgtaagtctttctctgttatcagccattcccctgtcctgccatcagtctatttctctctgttattagccattcccccgtcctgctgtcagtctattctctctgttatcagtcattcccccgtcctgctgtcagtctattgcgGGGGCCCGGCTTTATTTGCAGGAGGCCCCTTGACTGGCCGGACAGTGCTTAGGGGTAGTTCCGTTCTCCAGCACGCAAGGAGAGAGTTAACACATAGTTTCCCCCCCTCCTCCTTTTGAACTCGGGGCGAGCGCGCCACTTCTGGCACGAAGTTTACCTCAGATGGCGCAGTAAAATTTGATGGTGCCTGAGGTGAATTTGCCGCTTGTTTCAGCGAGGTTTTTTTCAGCTGAAAACGTCGCCAGAATGTCTGTCTCACTCGAGGATGCCATTAGGGAGAAGGTGAATAAGGAAGGGGCCAGGTGGTTATTGGCGTTATTGCCGGACTTACAGGTTAGTAGTGCTGCGCCGGCTGGTCGTCGGTCTCGGAGGAAGCCGCGCCCACCGGAGAGGTTGAGTCCGTCTCGGGTTCGTCCGGGCTCGTCATCGGTCTCGGTGCCATTGCTGCTCGTTGAGGGATCGAGCGCTGTTCAGCCCCGGCAAGCTGGAAAGAGTAAGGGCGGGAGTTCAGGGAGGTGGAGACATTCAGGTCTGCGAGTTGCTGTGTCACAGCAACCGCAGATCCTGTCAGTTGATAAGGCGGCTGATGAGGAGATTTTAGGAAATATCAGGGAAAAACACCCTTTGTTACCTCACAGTTCAACTGCACAAGTTAGCATGGGGGGATATCACAGTGCCGTTTCATCTTCGGATGAAGAGACTGGGCAAAGGATAACAGGAACAACAGATAATTTGTTTACCTCAGAAAACAGCAGTAAGCTCTATGGATGTAGGGCAAAGTCAGCCTATTCAAGATAACCTGCATGCTGCCCCCAATTTGTCAGGCATGGTTTTTGTCAGTCCACAACCGGTTTCATTGTTGCCAGTAGGACATATGCAGCAACTGCCCCCCTTTTCAATGGCAGCTGCTACCAATATAAGCAATCCTATCCAGTCTCCACCTTTACAATTAGGTTTGCGTAATTTGGACCAAGGTATTACCGGTATGCAATCAGGGCTAGCAGCACAAATGCCACAACATCAGGGAGTGGGGGCTGCCGCGGTGGGAGCAAGTCACTATATAACAGCTTCTACGGGTATAACATCCCTTTATAAAAAGGGGAAGAGCCGCAAAAAAAGAAGACATGGCATGTCCTCTTCATCTTCATATGAATCCGATAGAAGGTCTTCTCGAAGCCATAGTCGTCGCTCTCATCACAGACAGAGGAGATCAGACTCTAGAAGCAGCAGGCGTTCGTCACGCTATTATTCTTCGTCCTCATCGGGGTCCCGGGGTCGGAGTCATGGAAGGCGTCATCAATCTCTCAGGACATCGCAAGAAGATCAGCGAGGCTACAAGGAAGATGTGGTTCCAGTTTCGGCAACGGTGACAGCGGCAGAGACACAATCAGGTGAGTTTAATTATGCGGGAGCTTGGGAAGGTGAGGGTAAAAAATTTGTAACACTTGAAACTTTGAGAAGCATATTGAGTGAAGATAAATTAGTTTTGAACCCCAAGTTACTAAATGAAGAAAAAAGCGTGGCTTCTGTTCCTCCCCCGTCACGGGCTGACATTCACAAGGATGTTTTTTATTGTGGCGTGGCTCCTTTGGGATCTCATTTAGAGCAGGAGACATTTGAAAAAATATGGGGTAATGACTATCGATATATGGTCTTTGCTGTCCCCGGAGCAAAGTTCAGTGGATAAAGATAGGAGAGTGGCTGATAGAGCGTACGAGCGTCGGCCGAAAGTGGCTAAAACAATTAATTGGCTCCAAGCCTTTTTTGTTTTAGGTTGTGTCATGGGAAAAAAACACCAAGAGAGGTGTTCGGAATGGTTTCTATATATGGATACCATCTGTAATTCATTCAAAACGCATGGGGGTACCGTGTGGTGGAGGTATGAGGAGGAATTTCATCGACGTTTAGCCATTAATCCTCAGCTAGGTTGGGGAGTGAAGGCTATGGATTCTTGGTTAGGCCTAATGATGGCTCAAAGGAGCAGTTTGCCCTTTCAAGCTGGGGCCCCTAGCCAACCTACAGGCTCGGGGCCAGTCACCGTTCGCAGGCCCGGTACTTGTTGGTTGCTCAATGAGGGCCATTGCAAGTATTATGGACAGTGCAAGTACAAACATGAGTGCTCAATATGTGGTGGACCGCACTCAGTTACGAAATGCCCCCGACCTGCCACAAAAGTCCAATCAAAGACAAACAGTCAACATGAGGTTAAAGACGCCAGTGAACATCACCGCGATGGAACCCTGGTTAAATCAATATCCTAAAAAAGTGGCTGCTGCTGAATTGCGGGTGGGGTTTTCATATGGTTTTTTCATGCCATTTAAATTTTTAAGGGACCCTGTATTTTCTGTTAATTTAAAATCAGCCAGAGAACTTCCATTGGTTTCATCAAATAAGATCGCAAAGGAAGTTGTGCTTGGTCGCATGATGGGACCTTTCCCCACACCACCATTTCAGAATTTGAGTGTTTCACCATTGGGTATAGTTCCCAAAAAAGAGCCGGGTGAATTTAGACTTATTCATCATCTTTTGCATCCAAAAGGATTTTCGGTGAATGATGGAATTGATCCGGAAGAGGCGTCGGTGTCTTATGCGTCTTTTGATCATGCATGAATAATTTTGCGTA
Encoded here:
- the LOC143774769 gene encoding uncharacterized protein LOC143774769 — its product is MFPDWDNYPGATQQKIHKDVRQRWRSIRDRFTKFLNESSKSGPSPSKTKFPFSEELQFIVTSRTLRKTEGNMSAADFEDSDTEDGAGSSSGVGGTISPSTPTASAESTSTSTAAASTSASAAAEASDSVEAVRVEKRAVYPVAAEKKTKKTKKNQEDQTVQIACDTLDFIKKSSSDDHCDSFALTVARKTRSLPPDRQSLFMSMVQMSLTALEDPAPFSPYNEVLMGGLGLFRPRQRTPETPATRPQYLANSQGSYGDRRSSQQLGGATSQTVGTNFLYSPDYTFLN